CTGCAGGGTGCTGGCCAGTTCCTCGCGCGAGACTTCGAACTGCTGCTCGCGCAGCAGGTCCTTCACCGCCACCACGCCGCGGGCCAGCTCATCGTCACCGGCCAGCACCACGAAACGGATCCCGGCCTTGGCCGCGTACTGGAACTGCTTGCCGATCTTCTTCGGCTCCATCTGCACTTCGGCATTGATGCCACCGGCGCGCAGGCGGCGGGCGATGTCCAGCGACTGCGGCAGGCTGGCGTCGTCCATCAATGCCACCAGCGCGTGCACGCTGCTGTCTTCGATTCCGGCGATCAGGCCCGCTTCGCGCAACTGCCAGAACAGGCGGGTCAGGCCGATGGAAATGCCCACGCCCGGCAGCTTGGACTTGCTGTAGTGGCTGGCCAGGTCTTCGTAACGGCCACCGGAGCAGATCGAGCCGATCTGCGGGTGGTCGGTCAGCGTGGTTTCGTACACGGTGCCGGTGTAGTAATCCAGGCCGCGTGCGATGGAGAAATTCAGGCAGTACGCGGTTTCCGGCACGCCCAGCGCCTTGACCAGCTCCAGCACTTCGCGCAGCTCGGCCACGCCCACCTTCAGCGTCTCGCTGGCGGCCGGATCGGCCAGCAGCGCGTCCAGCTGCGCCAACGCGTCGGCGTGGCTGCTGGAGCGGACTGCGACGAAGGCCAGGATGCGCTCGACCTGCTCGGCCGGGATCTCAAAGCCTTCGCCTACCAACGTCTCGCGCACGTAGTCGGGGCCGCGCTTGTCCAGCTTGTCCACTTCGCGCAGCACCGCCAGCTGGCGCTCGCCGTCGGCCACGCCCAAGCTTTCAAAAAAGCCGCGCAGCAGCTTGCGGTTGTTCAGCTGGATGCTGAAGGCGCCGATGCTGAGCTCGGCGAACACCGCATGAATCACCGCCAGGACTTCGGCGTCATAGCGCGTGCTCAGGGTGTCCTTGCCGATCACGTCGATGTCGCACTGGTAGAACTCGCGGAAGCGGCCACGCTGGGCACGTTCGCCGCGGTACACGCGCTGCATCTGGTAACGACGGAACGGGAACGTCAGGTCATGCTCGTGTTCGGCCACGTAGCGGGCCAGCGGCACGGTCAGGTCGAAGCGCAGGGCCAGCTCGGGCAGCGTTTTGTCGCCGGCTTCGGCCGCGTTGGCCAATGCGCCGGTGGACTGCACGAAGTACACCTGGCGCTCGGTTTCACCGCCGGACTTGGTCAACAGCACGTCCGACAGCTCGAACACCGGGGTTTCCACCGGCAGGAACCCGAACCGCTCGTAGTTGCGGCGGATGACGTCCAGCATGCGCTGGAACGCGATCTGCTCGCGCGGCAGCAATTCCATGATGCCGGGCGGCGTACGGGGCTTGATCACTTGCGGGACTCCTGCGAATCGGGGGATGAGCGTGGTGCATATTCTAGCCGCAGCCAGCGCGCGGGGCTGCGCTGATCGCGCCGGTCCGGGCCACTGGCCGCATGAAGTATCATAAGCAGGCCCCGCTCCCTGGTTCGACATGACCCGGCCCCACTCCGGTACCGCCCTTTCCGCCGTTGAAGATCCCGCCAGCCCGGGCTGCTCGCCGCTGCGCGACTGCCTGCACTGCTCGGTACGTCATCTGGCCGTGTGCTCGGCGCTGTCGCCGGACGAAGTGCTGGCGCTGGAACGGGTGACCGTGTCGCAGCCGGTGGCGCTGGGCGCCACCCTGGCCCGCAGCGGCGAACCGCGCCTACATGTCTATACCTTGACCGCCGGCGCACTACGCCTGGTGCGGACACTGCCCGACGGCCGCCGCCAGATCAGCGGTTTCGTGCTGCCGGGGGATTACCTGGGCCTGAGCGGCAACGACCATCACCGCTACGACATCGAGGCCATCGCCGACAGCCGCGTCTGCCGGGTGGCGCTGCCGCAGATGAAAGAGCTGCGCGCCCGCTTCCCGCACCTGGAGCGCAAGCTGCTGCAGCGCGCCTGCCAGGAACTGGACGCTGCGCAGGACGCGGCCATGTCGCTGGCCCGCCTGCAGCCGGCGGAAAAGCTCGCCGATTTCCTGCTGCGCCTGGCCGCCCGCGAAGCCCGCCTGGGCGGCAACGGCCTGCGCGTGACCTTGCCCATGGGCCGCGGCGACATCGCCGACCACCTTGGCCTGACCATGGAAACGGTGAGCCGCACGTTCACCAAACTGCGCCAGCAGGGCCTGATCGCCCTGCCCCACCTGAACACCGTCGAGATCCTCGACGAAGCCGCCCTGCACACGCTCTCCGGCGAGTAACCGGTAGAGCCGGGCTCTGCGCGGCTGGCGACAGCCGCCCATGACCCCGGAACGAACGGCAGCCGGGCAAAGCCCGGCGCTACGTGAGCAGCCCCCACTCCGGCGAGTAACGCGTAGAGCCGGGCTCTGCCCGGCTGGCATCAGACGTCATGACTCCGGAACGAACAGCAGCCGGGCAGAGCCCGGCGCTACGTGAGCAACGCCCATTCCGGCAAGTAACGCGTAGAGCCGGGCTCTGCCCGGCTGGCATCAGACATCATGACTCCGGAACGAACGGCAGCCGGGCAGAGCCCGGCGCTACGTGAGCAGCCCCCACTCCGGCGAGTAACGCGTAGAGCCGGGCTCTGCCCGGCTTGCATCAGACATCACGACCCCGGAACGAACGGCAGCCGGGCAGAGCCCGGCGCTACGTGAGCAGGACCTCGCGCAGCGCCGCGTACTCCGGCGCGCACGGCTGCGCGTGCGCCGGCCGCTGCAGCAGCGCCGACAGCGACGGCGGCACGTCCAGCGCCTGGCCGATCAACGGTTCCACCACCGATTCGAACTTGGCGGGGTGGGCCGTCGCCGCAACCGCCCAGTCGCCCGGCATGCCATCGGCACGCAACGCTTCCAGCACCGCCACCGCGGTGGCGGTATGCGGGCAGAACACTTCGCCGGCCTGCGTCCAGCGCCGCGCGATCAACGCACGGATCGCCGCATCATCCACCGCCTCCACGTGCAGGTCCGCGCGCAACGCGGCATCGTCATCGGCATACAGCCAGCGCAGCCGTTCGAAGTTGCTCGGCGCGCCCACGTCCATCGCATTGGCCAACGTCGCCACACTGGTGGCTGGCTGGTACGCGCCGCCGTGGAAGAAGCGCGGCAACACGTCGTTGGCGTTGGTGGCCAGCGCAACCTGCCCCAGCGGCAGGCCCATCGCCCGGGCCAGCAGTGCGGCCATCGCGTTGCCCAGGTTGCCGGTGGGGACGACCAGGTTGAGCACGTTGCCGGTGCGGGCGTGGTGCTCAAGCGCGGCATGCGCGTAGTAACTCATCTGCGGCAACCAGCGCCCCAGGCTGATGCTGTTGGCCGAACTCAGCGGCACCCGCGCCTGCAGCTCGCGATCGCCCAAGGCCTGCTTCACCATCGCCTGGCAGTCATCGAACGAGCCGGCCACGCGCAGCGTGTGGATGTTGTCGCCGAAGCACCCCAGTTGGTGCGCCTGGCGGGGCGACACGCGCCCATCGGGGTACAGCACCACCACGCGGATGCCCGGTTGGCCGTGGAAGGCCGCCGCCACTGCCGCGCCGGTATCACCGGAGGTGGCCACCACGATGGTCAGCGGCTGCTCGCGGTCCCGCTGCAACCGGGCCAGGCTGGCAGCGAGAAAGCGCGCGCCGAAATCCTTGAACGCCGCGGTGGGACCATGGAACAGCTCCAGCACATGGTCGCCGGGGGTGCTCAATGCGCGCAGCGGCGCGGGGAAATCAAAGGCATCGGCGCACAGCTGCGGCAGGTGCGGTGCCAGCGCATCGCCGTCGAAGTACGGTGCCAGCACCGCCGCAGCATCCAGCGCCAGCGAGCCCTGCGGCTGCCACGCTGACGCCTGCGGGCGCTGCGCGGGAACATACAGGCCGCCGTCGGGGGCCAGCCCGGCGGCAATGGCCTGGCTGAGCGTGGCGGGCGGTGCGGTGTGACGGGTGGAAACGAAATTCATCGGTGATCCTGGAAGAAAGTTAAGAAGCACCACACTCACAGCAGTTGCGCGCCCGGCGCGTTCAAGGGCGAGATCCAGCCCTGGCTGTCGAACCCGGCATCGGCGAAGGCCTGCTGCACCGCCGCCTGCGCTGCCAGCGCGGCGTCGCGCCGCTCGAACCAGGCGAACACGCTCGGCCCGGCACCGGAAATGCTGGCGCCCATCGCACCGGCCGCCAGCGCCGCATCACGTGCGGCATGGAAGCCGCCAATCAGCCCCGCGCGGCGCGGCTCCACCAGCACGTCGCGCAGGCCGGCACGCACCAGCGACGCATCGGCGGTGAAGCAGCCACTCAGCACCAGCGCGAGATTGGCGCTCTGTTCAACGAACTCGCCCAGCGCGTAGCTGCCCTGCAGCGCCGCGCGTGCGCGGCGGGTTTCCAGCACAGCCTCCGGGTGCACCAGCAGGCTGTGCCAGGCGTCCGGCACCGGAATCGGCACCAGCCGCTCGGCCGTGCTCAACACCAGCCCGCCCAGCAGCATCGGGCCCAGGTTGTCGCCGTGCCGCCCGCCGCTGGCCACCGCCTCGCCCTCCAGCGCGAACGGATACAGCGCCTCGCGCGACAGCGGCGCGTCCAGCAGCGCATTGGCCGCCACCAGCGCAGCCACGCAGGACGCCGCGGAGCCGCCCATGCCCGACCCCAACGCGATGCCCTTGTCGATCTCCACCTCGAATCCGAACGGCAAGGCCAGCGCCTCGCGCAGCGCGATCAACGCCGCACCCGCGGTGTTGTCCGGCGCGTGCAGCGGCAGCGCGAACGGCGTGCCGCGGATGGCGTTGATGCGCACCTCCGGCGCCGCGATGCGGCGCACGGTCACCGTGTCGCCGACGCCGGCGATGGCATGCCCCAGGATGTCGAAACCCACCGCCGCGTTGCCCACCGACGCCGGCGAGAACGCGCGTGCCACTTGGTCATCACCACGACTCACAGGCGCGCTCCTTCACCCACCGCCACCCGCAGCACATCGGCGAACACGCCGGCGGCGGTCACTTCGGGGCCCGCACCGGGGCCCTGCACCACCAGCGGGTTGTCGCAGTAGCGGCGCGTGGTGAACTGCACCACGTTGTCGGTCAGGCGCAGGTTCGCGAACGCGTGCCCGCCCGGCAGCTCCACCAGCCCTACCTGCGCACCGTCAGGCGACAGCCGCGCCACGTAACGCAACACCGCGCCCCGCGCGTGGGCCGCGGCGAGGCGCTCTGCGAAGACCGCATCCACCGCATCCAGCCCCGCCATGAACTCCTCCACTCCGGCCTGGCGCAGCGCCTCGGGCACCAGGCTCTCCACCTGCACCTGCTCCAGGCTCAGATCGCGCCCGGCCTCGCGCGCCAGGATCACCAGCTTGCGCGCCACATCCACGCCCGACAGGTCATCGCGCGGGTCCGGCTCGGTGTAGCCCATGCCGCGGGCCTGCGCCACCAGCTGCGAGAACGGCACCTGGCCGTCGTACTTGTTGAACAGCCACGCCAGCGTGCCGGAGAAGATGCCGTCGATGGCCAGCACCTCGTCGCCGGTATCGACCAGGTCGCGCAACGTGGTGATCACCGGCAGGCCGGCCCCCACCGTGGCTTCGTAGCGGAAACGTGCACCGCTGGCGGCGGCCGCCTCGCGGATGGCCTGGTAGCGCGGCAACGGGCCGGCGCCGGCCTGTTTGTTCGGGGTCACCACGTGGATGCCGGCCGCCAGCCACCCGGCATAGCGGTCGGCCACCTCGGCGCTGCCGCTGCAGTCGATCACCAGCGCATGCGGCAGGTGGGCCGACAGCAGGTGTTCGGTGAAGGCCTCCAGATCGGTGGCTTCGGACGATGCGGTCAGTGCGCTGCGCCAGTCGCCGTGCAGGCCGCGCTGATCAAGCACCATGCGGCTGCGCGAGGCCACCGCGCGCAACCGCAGGTCGACGTTGGCACGCCCGAGCAGCTGCGACTGCGCTGCCTGCAGCTGGTCCAGCAGCGCCGCGCCGACGTTGCCCGGCCCGATCACGCCCACCGAGAAGGTCTGCGGTGACAGCCAGAACCCGGCATGGGCGGCGCGCAGTGCCTTGGTGGCGTGGCGGCTGTCGACGGCGACCGAGATGTTGCGCTCGGACGAACCCTGCGCGATCGCCAGGATGTTGACCTGCGCCCGCCCCAGCGATTCGAACAGGCGTGCGGCCACGCCCGGCTGCCCGGCCATGCCATCCCCGACCGCCGCCAGCACGCTGACGTTGTCGGTGAGCTGCACGCGCTGCACCTGGCCCAGGTTGAGTTCATGGGCGAAGGCCTGCAGCAGTGCATCACGCGCCCGCACCGCCTCGGCCTGCTTGACCACGCAGCAGATCGAATGCTCCGACGACCCCTGCGAGATCATCACTACCGACACGTGCGCGTTGCGCAACGAGGCGAACACCCGCTCGGCCGTGCCCGGCACGCCGATCAGGCCGGTGCCCTCCAGGTTCAGCACGGCCAGGTCCGGGCTCAGCGTCAGGCCCTTGATCGGCCCGGCAACGGTCCGTTCGGCGGTGATGCGCGTGCCCGGGTGAAGGGGGTTGAAGGTGTTGCGGATGATGATCGGAAGCCCGCGCTCGATCGCCGGCGACATCGTCTGCGGGTGCACCACCTTCGCGCCGAAGTACGCCAGCTCGCAGGCCTCGTCGTAGCTGAGTGCGTCCAGCTGCACGGCTTCCGGCACCACGCGCGGGTCGGCCGACAGCACGCCGTCGACATCGGTCCAGATGTGCAGTTCATCGGCATTGAACAGCGCCGCGAAGATCGCGCCGGAATAGTCGCTGCCGTTGCGCCCCAGGGTGGTGATGCGGTCGCGGCGGTCGCGGGCCACGAAACCGGTGGCGACCACGCGCGGCGATGGGTTCGCCTCACGCCAGCGCGCCAGGCGCTGTGCGCTCTGCACCCAGTCCACGTCCACCCCCAGCTCGCCGCGATCCACCACCAGCACATCCCGTGCGTCCAGCACCGCGCACGCTTCGCCCAGGCTCTGCAGGTACTGCCCCAGCAGCTGCGCCGAGTACACCTCGCCCAGCCCCTGCACCCGGTCGAGCACTTCCACCGGCAACTCGCCAATCACCGCCAACGCGCCGAGAACCTCGGCGAGGTGCTCGAACCGGGCATCAAGCCACTCCACCGTCTGGCCGGCGTGTTCGCCCAGCAATGCCACTGCGGCCCCGCGATGACGCGCACGCAGCGCATGCCACGCGTCGCGCCAGTGCGGCGCATTGTCGGCGGCCAGGCCGGCCACCGCGATCAGCGCATCGGTGACGCCCTTCATGGCCGACACCACGGTGACCTGCACCGCTTCCTCGCGCGCCAGCAGCAGCTGGGCGACATGGCGGTAGCGCTCGGCATCGGCCACCGAAGTGCCGCCGAATTTATGCACGATCGTGGAGGTGGCGGCCCGCAGTTCGGGGGCAGCGGGTTCAGCGGCAGCAGGCAGGACGGCGACGGATGACATGAAGACCTCGATTCGAGGCCCCGCATCGGGTCAGGTTGAAGGCGCTCCCCCGCAACCTGTTCCGGGTGCGGGGCCGTTGTTTTCGGAAATTACGCGAAGACGACGGGCCGCACCAGGCGAGTGGTGACGGTGGTAATGGTGGTGGTACCGGTGGTCTGCGCAGGCACGCCTCGACCGGCCGCGAGGGCGGCGGTGCAGAGCTGGGCGGTGGCGGCGATAGAGACCATGGGCCAAGAAAACTACGCCGGCGGGGGCTTGTCAAGTGTTGCAGTGCAAGATCAAGCGGGGCGCGATCAGCCTGCATCGTCGGCAAAAAGGTTGCGAATGAGACCATGCAGCCACAGCAACGCACTCAGCCCACATGTTCCGCAATTGCCCGCGGCGGCCGATGCGCGTGCGCGCACATCAGCACGCCGGACACCAGGCACGCGATCGCGACTGTTTCCATCGGGGTCGGCCAGCGCTGTTGCCAAGCGAAGCCATACAGCAGCGCGAACAGGGTCTCGAACACGATCATCTGGCCGGTCAGGGTGAGCGGCAGATTGCGGCTGGCGCGGTTCCAGCACGCGTTGCCCAGCACCGAGGCCACCACCGCCACCCCGGCGCTGATCAGCCAGAACCAGCCCCAGTCCACCGCGGCGTGGGATGCGCTCGGCAGCAGGAACGCACTGGGCACCAGCAACAGCGACAGCGCGCCGGTCGCCACGCCGGTCAACAGCGACCAGTCGTGGCCGGACAGGTCCGGTCGGCGTGCCAGCCAGCGGCTGTTGCCAATCGAATACACCGCCCACGAAAACAGCGCGCCCACCGCGCATAGCAGGCCCAGCAGGCGACGGCCGGTGGACCCCTGCGCGTGCTCGGCCTGCAGCGCCTCATAGCCCACCAACGCCACCCCGGCCAGACACAGCAGCAGCGCGGGCGCCAGCTTGCGCAACGGCACGGCGCCCTTCTCGCGCACGCCCGCCAGC
This is a stretch of genomic DNA from Stenotrophomonas rhizophila. It encodes these proteins:
- the hisS gene encoding histidine--tRNA ligase codes for the protein MIKPRTPPGIMELLPREQIAFQRMLDVIRRNYERFGFLPVETPVFELSDVLLTKSGGETERQVYFVQSTGALANAAEAGDKTLPELALRFDLTVPLARYVAEHEHDLTFPFRRYQMQRVYRGERAQRGRFREFYQCDIDVIGKDTLSTRYDAEVLAVIHAVFAELSIGAFSIQLNNRKLLRGFFESLGVADGERQLAVLREVDKLDKRGPDYVRETLVGEGFEIPAEQVERILAFVAVRSSSHADALAQLDALLADPAASETLKVGVAELREVLELVKALGVPETAYCLNFSIARGLDYYTGTVYETTLTDHPQIGSICSGGRYEDLASHYSKSKLPGVGISIGLTRLFWQLREAGLIAGIEDSSVHALVALMDDASLPQSLDIARRLRAGGINAEVQMEPKKIGKQFQYAAKAGIRFVVLAGDDELARGVVAVKDLLREQQFEVSREELASTLQVELEQAKVMP
- a CDS encoding Crp/Fnr family transcriptional regulator, which translates into the protein MTRPHSGTALSAVEDPASPGCSPLRDCLHCSVRHLAVCSALSPDEVLALERVTVSQPVALGATLARSGEPRLHVYTLTAGALRLVRTLPDGRRQISGFVLPGDYLGLSGNDHHRYDIEAIADSRVCRVALPQMKELRARFPHLERKLLQRACQELDAAQDAAMSLARLQPAEKLADFLLRLAAREARLGGNGLRVTLPMGRGDIADHLGLTMETVSRTFTKLRQQGLIALPHLNTVEILDEAALHTLSGE
- the thrC gene encoding threonine synthase, encoding MNFVSTRHTAPPATLSQAIAAGLAPDGGLYVPAQRPQASAWQPQGSLALDAAAVLAPYFDGDALAPHLPQLCADAFDFPAPLRALSTPGDHVLELFHGPTAAFKDFGARFLAASLARLQRDREQPLTIVVATSGDTGAAVAAAFHGQPGIRVVVLYPDGRVSPRQAHQLGCFGDNIHTLRVAGSFDDCQAMVKQALGDRELQARVPLSSANSISLGRWLPQMSYYAHAALEHHARTGNVLNLVVPTGNLGNAMAALLARAMGLPLGQVALATNANDVLPRFFHGGAYQPATSVATLANAMDVGAPSNFERLRWLYADDDAALRADLHVEAVDDAAIRALIARRWTQAGEVFCPHTATAVAVLEALRADGMPGDWAVAATAHPAKFESVVEPLIGQALDVPPSLSALLQRPAHAQPCAPEYAALREVLLT
- a CDS encoding homoserine kinase, translating into MSRGDDQVARAFSPASVGNAAVGFDILGHAIAGVGDTVTVRRIAAPEVRINAIRGTPFALPLHAPDNTAGAALIALREALALPFGFEVEIDKGIALGSGMGGSAASCVAALVAANALLDAPLSREALYPFALEGEAVASGGRHGDNLGPMLLGGLVLSTAERLVPIPVPDAWHSLLVHPEAVLETRRARAALQGSYALGEFVEQSANLALVLSGCFTADASLVRAGLRDVLVEPRRAGLIGGFHAARDAALAAGAMGASISGAGPSVFAWFERRDAALAAQAAVQQAFADAGFDSQGWISPLNAPGAQLL
- the thrA gene encoding bifunctional aspartate kinase/homoserine dehydrogenase I, with product MSSVAVLPAAAEPAAPELRAATSTIVHKFGGTSVADAERYRHVAQLLLAREEAVQVTVVSAMKGVTDALIAVAGLAADNAPHWRDAWHALRARHRGAAVALLGEHAGQTVEWLDARFEHLAEVLGALAVIGELPVEVLDRVQGLGEVYSAQLLGQYLQSLGEACAVLDARDVLVVDRGELGVDVDWVQSAQRLARWREANPSPRVVATGFVARDRRDRITTLGRNGSDYSGAIFAALFNADELHIWTDVDGVLSADPRVVPEAVQLDALSYDEACELAYFGAKVVHPQTMSPAIERGLPIIIRNTFNPLHPGTRITAERTVAGPIKGLTLSPDLAVLNLEGTGLIGVPGTAERVFASLRNAHVSVVMISQGSSEHSICCVVKQAEAVRARDALLQAFAHELNLGQVQRVQLTDNVSVLAAVGDGMAGQPGVAARLFESLGRAQVNILAIAQGSSERNISVAVDSRHATKALRAAHAGFWLSPQTFSVGVIGPGNVGAALLDQLQAAQSQLLGRANVDLRLRAVASRSRMVLDQRGLHGDWRSALTASSEATDLEAFTEHLLSAHLPHALVIDCSGSAEVADRYAGWLAAGIHVVTPNKQAGAGPLPRYQAIREAAAASGARFRYEATVGAGLPVITTLRDLVDTGDEVLAIDGIFSGTLAWLFNKYDGQVPFSQLVAQARGMGYTEPDPRDDLSGVDVARKLVILAREAGRDLSLEQVQVESLVPEALRQAGVEEFMAGLDAVDAVFAERLAAAHARGAVLRYVARLSPDGAQVGLVELPGGHAFANLRLTDNVVQFTTRRYCDNPLVVQGPGAGPEVTAAGVFADVLRVAVGEGARL
- a CDS encoding DMT family transporter; this encodes MNRSMGVGIANGIAAGALWGVVFLAPAMLSQFGAVQLSAGRYLVYGLIAVVLLAPRWRDLRTRIGMAEWRGLLWLSLAGNLVYFVLLANAVQWAGGAAASLIVGLIPVVVTLAGVREKGAVPLRKLAPALLLCLAGVALVGYEALQAEHAQGSTGRRLLGLLCAVGALFSWAVYSIGNSRWLARRPDLSGHDWSLLTGVATGALSLLLVPSAFLLPSASHAAVDWGWFWLISAGVAVVASVLGNACWNRASRNLPLTLTGQMIVFETLFALLYGFAWQQRWPTPMETVAIACLVSGVLMCAHAHRPPRAIAEHVG